A window from Staphylococcus succinus encodes these proteins:
- a CDS encoding 5'-3' exonuclease encodes MSNKILLIDGMALLFRHYYATSLHNQFMRNSSGTPTNGIQGFVRHVFTAINEISPSHVAVCWDMGKSTFRNDMFDGYKQNRPAPPDELIPQFDYVKEVSNQFGFVNIGVQNYEADDVIGTLAHQYSEDNQVYVITGDKDILQCINPNVEIWLTKKGFNIYNRYTLDRFQSEYGLTPLQLIDVKAFMGDSADGYPGVKGIGEKTAIKLIQSHGSVESVLDALNELTPGQQKKIEADMQNLKLSKSLAKIHTEVPLDTHELLQDMKFGTDISKILNVCNEHELYVSGKYLSTHFS; translated from the coding sequence ATGTCTAACAAAATATTACTGATAGATGGTATGGCATTATTATTTCGCCATTATTATGCTACGAGTCTTCACAATCAATTTATGCGCAATTCTTCGGGGACACCGACAAATGGTATACAAGGATTCGTACGTCACGTTTTCACAGCAATAAATGAAATTAGTCCTTCACATGTTGCTGTATGTTGGGATATGGGGAAATCAACCTTCAGAAATGATATGTTTGATGGATACAAACAAAATAGACCAGCACCTCCTGATGAACTCATTCCACAATTTGATTATGTAAAAGAAGTGTCTAATCAATTTGGATTTGTGAATATTGGTGTACAAAATTATGAAGCCGATGACGTGATTGGAACACTAGCACATCAATACTCAGAGGACAATCAAGTTTATGTCATCACTGGAGATAAAGATATTCTCCAATGTATTAATCCTAATGTAGAAATTTGGTTAACTAAAAAAGGCTTCAATATTTATAATCGCTATACACTTGATAGATTTCAAAGCGAATATGGATTAACTCCTCTACAACTTATTGATGTAAAAGCTTTTATGGGAGATAGCGCAGATGGATATCCAGGTGTTAAGGGAATAGGTGAAAAAACTGCTATAAAATTAATACAAAGTCACGGTTCTGTAGAGTCCGTACTTGATGCTTTAAATGAACTTACACCAGGCCAACAAAAGAAAATTGAAGCAGATATGCAAAACCTCAAATTATCTAAGTCGCTTGCTAAAATTCATACTGAGGTTCCTTTGGACACGCATGAATTATTACAAGATATGAAATTTGGAACAGATATTTCTAAGATTTTAAATGTATGTAATGAACATGAGTTGTATGTATCTGGTAAATACTTATCAACACACTTCAGTTAA
- a CDS encoding RBBP9/YdeN family alpha/beta hydrolase yields MNNMFIIHGYQANINSHWFDWLAKEMAYYHYQVEIIYLPNTHHPQTSNWYAALDDRLKDKLNENTLIVAHSLGVITILNYLSHQQFTPKIKGLFLISGFNETLDNLPELDTYIKQTNVRCDKVNSQNVVTIAASEDPIVDVEATKRLSNELGVSTQIITHNGHFLDTEGYHTFEFLKDQIIAILNKINTEIGM; encoded by the coding sequence ATGAATAATATGTTTATCATACATGGGTATCAAGCAAATATAAATAGCCATTGGTTCGATTGGTTAGCCAAAGAAATGGCGTATTATCATTATCAAGTAGAAATTATTTATTTGCCTAATACGCATCACCCACAGACCTCAAATTGGTATGCAGCTTTAGATGATCGTTTAAAAGACAAACTAAATGAAAACACACTTATTGTTGCACATAGTCTCGGGGTGATTACCATACTCAATTACTTATCCCATCAACAATTTACCCCAAAAATTAAAGGGTTGTTTTTAATATCTGGTTTTAATGAAACCCTTGATAACTTACCAGAGTTAGATACCTATATTAAACAAACCAATGTACGATGTGATAAAGTTAATTCCCAAAACGTTGTAACTATTGCTGCTAGTGAAGATCCTATAGTGGATGTAGAAGCTACTAAGCGTTTGTCTAATGAATTAGGAGTATCAACTCAAATTATCACTCATAATGGCCATTTCCTTGATACAGAGGGCTATCACACCTTTGAATTTTTAAAAGATCAAATTATTGCTATACTAAATAAAATAAACACAGAGATTGGTATGTAA
- a CDS encoding SDR family oxidoreductase: protein MTRVLILGANGEISKAAINSFLENTSYTLRLFLRDANRLPDYASDRIRVREGDATNYEDVYNAMDDVDIVLASLSGDLDKEAVTIVKAMQEKRVKRLIFVTSLGIYNEVPGKFGEWVEQHTREYAPVYKKAADIIENSGLDYTIFRPAWLTDTNEIDYEITQKDEAFKGTEVSRKSVAAVAVNIAKNPALHLKENIGINKPNTDFDKPRWR from the coding sequence ATGACAAGAGTACTTATTTTAGGTGCTAATGGTGAAATTTCTAAAGCAGCAATCAACTCATTTTTAGAAAATACATCATATACCTTACGATTATTCCTGAGAGATGCGAACAGATTACCTGACTATGCGTCAGATCGTATTAGAGTTCGTGAAGGGGATGCAACGAATTACGAAGATGTATATAATGCTATGGACGATGTAGACATTGTGTTAGCAAGTTTATCAGGTGATTTAGATAAAGAAGCGGTAACTATTGTAAAAGCAATGCAAGAGAAGCGTGTTAAAAGACTTATATTTGTTACATCTTTGGGTATATACAATGAAGTACCTGGTAAATTTGGTGAATGGGTAGAACAGCATACGCGTGAATATGCTCCGGTTTATAAAAAAGCAGCGGATATCATTGAAAATTCTGGATTGGACTATACTATTTTTAGACCAGCATGGTTAACAGATACAAATGAAATTGATTATGAAATCACGCAAAAAGATGAAGCATTTAAGGGGACAGAAGTATCAAGAAAGAGTGTAGCAGCTGTAGCTGTTAACATTGCTAAAAACCCAGCACTCCATCTAAAAGAAAATATTGGTATTAACAAACCTAATACTGATTTTGATAAGCCTAGATGGAGGTAA
- a CDS encoding ribonuclease HI family protein, protein MAKIYFDAATAGNPGESACAVVIITDEQRIQYDTNLGIMDNHSAEWASLVFALECALEHNITTALVYTDSKLIEDSLTKRQVKNEKFKYYFNTVLNLEPRFDLFFVKWIPRNQNKEANHHAKNALYKITKSKK, encoded by the coding sequence ATGGCGAAAATATATTTTGATGCTGCCACAGCTGGTAATCCGGGTGAAAGTGCTTGTGCAGTTGTGATAATAACAGATGAACAGCGGATACAATACGATACAAATTTAGGAATAATGGATAATCATAGTGCTGAATGGGCTTCATTAGTTTTTGCATTAGAATGTGCGTTAGAACATAATATTACAACAGCATTAGTTTACACAGATTCTAAGTTAATTGAAGATAGTTTGACTAAAAGACAAGTTAAGAATGAAAAGTTTAAGTATTATTTTAATACGGTGCTCAACTTAGAACCACGATTTGATTTGTTTTTTGTTAAATGGATTCCTAGAAATCAAAATAAAGAAGCAAATCATCATGCTAAAAATGCATTATATAAAATTACTAAATCCAAAAAATAA
- a CDS encoding dynamin family protein encodes MSNTEQLDILYKLKKEVEKSKNTRLVHIINQVIKKVYLEQYTATFVGHFSAGKSTLINLLLEENILPSSPVPTTSNTAIVSVTDEKGIIANLSNKQYTLLNNYDEVKQMNRENIDVESVEIKCPSDKFNKGFTLQDTPGVDSNVATHQSSTEEFMYTSNVLFYTVDYNHVQSALNFQFMKQLNHAGVPVVFVINQIDKHNEAEISFDTFKSRVEKSIAEWEINLDRIYYVSKFEHEYNEIDSLSHYLVDKDNNRESIEDYVDRIVTFITDEQLSYIQYEIQDLLDKLDIFEADFDQAYLNFQQHQQVSEEAKLLNNPERLYEFLKQKRKTILENAYIMTHDTREKIRFYLESRTKDFKVGGLFNKKSKTIEEQQSRLDDLVGHIQEKVNQEIRQPLRGDMSFLTRFINSSEINDEILNQHYTIHPELITDLYQMQISISNQYVLTFADDLMKSLKQHIAKVSDPLFKKAIKYSKANDIGTEQEDDYNDYVKFIELRNLRESLGTQNYMHYYIHIDDSLDRLIDRTEINYEAKTQPDSIKATHQATTEKHYSNQDNTRTIEQALDLIKDIPLFAQTKQDINDTLERLEQKVVKIGVFGTFSAGKSSLINALLGDNYLVSSPNPTTAAMTELSYGNESQITLKSSEQLLEELNQVFEIENQNFDSIEAFLNKNTSKLKATLEKNKLAFVNAIENHYNMYEDMISQGLTHTIEQEEIKKWSAEDEFATFVNTVHLKLPLDWLKDKIIVDSLGLHSNNQRHTNETEKILTSSDLILYVSYFNHSFTENDKRFIEHMKEMNQLNENQSFKMIINATDLAETDEDLNDVIEYVGDALTQVNMDSDIFAVSSRQALQSHNEGIEKLKESIQYFSQVESKDILQQQMLQQLMHISEAFDQMIEDSKNNQAQIEQRKKQLKRYDQSNVLGYDILQIAEQRASNEVEDQIYHLNERLKLQLLDEVKSIYNGQMTKNSNFSEEKRQSTKIYLDQIHQRLYLEQSLLVERVKKYFHEQLHIEIAPLKQKLEQIHIFFEPEFNKSDINLDEPYLKLDLTTMIDSLPKSLSKKNILQAKTQNEIQTQITYSTVNLLAPCIGDLRQALIEIVVKMNQNAEARFYEFEQDIHKQIKQLLSFEIDHALVEQLQHTNAQLKPLL; translated from the coding sequence ATGTCTAATACTGAGCAACTCGATATTTTATACAAATTAAAAAAAGAAGTCGAAAAATCAAAGAATACAAGATTGGTCCATATTATTAATCAAGTTATTAAAAAAGTATACTTAGAACAGTATACTGCTACATTTGTAGGCCACTTTTCTGCTGGAAAGTCTACACTCATTAACTTACTACTAGAAGAAAATATATTACCAAGTTCACCTGTACCAACTACTAGTAACACAGCCATAGTTTCCGTTACAGATGAAAAAGGAATTATCGCTAACTTAAGCAACAAACAATATACATTACTCAATAACTATGATGAAGTTAAACAAATGAATAGAGAAAATATTGATGTAGAATCTGTAGAGATTAAATGTCCTTCAGATAAATTCAATAAAGGATTCACATTACAAGATACACCGGGGGTAGATTCAAATGTAGCAACGCACCAATCCAGCACAGAAGAATTTATGTATACAAGTAATGTTCTCTTTTACACGGTGGATTATAACCATGTGCAATCAGCATTAAATTTTCAGTTTATGAAACAATTGAATCATGCTGGGGTGCCTGTTGTATTTGTGATTAACCAAATAGATAAACATAACGAAGCAGAAATTAGTTTCGATACTTTTAAATCACGTGTTGAAAAGTCCATTGCAGAATGGGAAATCAATTTAGATCGCATATACTATGTGTCTAAATTTGAACATGAGTATAATGAAATTGACTCGCTTTCTCATTACCTCGTTGACAAGGATAACAACAGAGAGTCCATCGAAGATTATGTAGATAGAATTGTGACATTTATCACTGATGAGCAGTTATCCTATATACAATATGAAATACAAGATTTATTAGATAAACTCGATATATTTGAAGCGGATTTTGATCAAGCATATTTAAATTTTCAACAGCACCAACAAGTAAGTGAAGAAGCAAAGCTGTTAAACAATCCTGAACGTCTTTATGAATTTTTAAAGCAAAAGCGCAAAACTATCTTAGAAAATGCATATATCATGACTCATGATACAAGGGAGAAAATCAGGTTTTACTTAGAAAGCCGTACAAAAGATTTTAAAGTAGGCGGGTTATTCAATAAAAAAAGTAAAACAATCGAAGAACAACAATCTCGTTTAGATGATTTAGTAGGACATATACAAGAAAAAGTGAATCAAGAAATAAGACAACCACTCAGAGGTGATATGTCATTCTTAACTCGCTTTATTAATTCATCTGAAATCAATGATGAAATATTAAACCAACACTACACCATCCATCCAGAGCTTATTACTGATTTATATCAAATGCAAATTAGTATTAGTAATCAATATGTACTTACTTTTGCAGATGATTTAATGAAATCACTGAAACAACACATCGCTAAAGTATCAGATCCACTTTTTAAAAAGGCTATAAAATATTCAAAAGCAAACGATATAGGTACGGAACAAGAAGACGATTATAATGACTATGTTAAATTTATCGAATTACGTAATCTTAGAGAATCACTTGGGACACAAAATTATATGCACTATTACATTCATATAGATGATTCGTTAGATCGATTGATAGACCGTACTGAAATTAATTATGAAGCAAAAACTCAACCAGATTCAATAAAAGCAACTCATCAAGCTACTACTGAAAAACACTACAGTAATCAAGATAATACAAGAACGATAGAGCAAGCGCTCGACTTGATTAAAGATATCCCACTGTTTGCTCAGACAAAGCAGGATATTAACGACACGTTAGAAAGATTAGAACAAAAAGTAGTGAAAATCGGTGTCTTTGGGACATTTAGTGCTGGTAAAAGTAGTTTAATTAACGCTTTACTCGGTGATAATTATTTAGTAAGTTCTCCTAATCCAACAACTGCAGCTATGACAGAATTATCATATGGTAACGAAAGTCAAATTACATTAAAATCAAGTGAACAATTACTAGAAGAATTAAATCAAGTTTTTGAAATCGAAAATCAAAATTTCGACAGTATAGAAGCATTTTTAAATAAAAACACAAGTAAACTTAAAGCGACTTTGGAAAAAAATAAATTGGCTTTTGTCAATGCAATTGAAAATCACTACAACATGTACGAAGACATGATTTCTCAAGGTCTTACGCATACCATAGAACAAGAAGAAATAAAAAAATGGAGTGCAGAAGACGAATTTGCCACATTCGTTAATACTGTACATCTTAAATTACCACTAGATTGGCTAAAAGATAAAATTATAGTTGATTCATTAGGGTTACATTCTAATAATCAACGACACACGAATGAAACCGAAAAAATATTAACTTCTTCTGATTTAATCTTATATGTAAGTTATTTTAATCATTCATTTACTGAAAATGATAAGCGCTTTATTGAACATATGAAAGAAATGAACCAATTAAACGAAAACCAATCGTTTAAAATGATTATCAACGCTACTGATTTAGCAGAAACTGACGAAGACTTAAACGATGTGATTGAATATGTAGGGGATGCATTAACACAAGTCAATATGGATTCGGACATTTTTGCTGTTTCTAGTAGACAAGCCTTGCAATCTCATAATGAAGGCATTGAAAAGCTTAAAGAAAGCATACAATATTTTTCTCAAGTGGAGTCTAAAGACATACTGCAACAACAAATGTTACAACAACTGATGCATATTTCCGAAGCGTTTGATCAAATGATAGAAGACTCAAAGAACAATCAAGCTCAAATCGAGCAACGTAAAAAACAATTGAAGCGGTACGATCAGTCTAACGTACTAGGTTATGATATATTACAGATTGCAGAACAACGTGCGTCAAATGAAGTCGAAGATCAAATATATCATCTGAATGAACGATTAAAATTACAATTGCTTGATGAAGTCAAATCGATTTATAATGGACAGATGACAAAAAACAGTAATTTTTCTGAAGAAAAACGTCAATCTACCAAGATATACTTAGATCAAATACATCAACGTCTTTATTTAGAACAATCTTTGTTAGTTGAACGTGTTAAGAAATACTTCCATGAACAACTTCATATTGAAATCGCGCCTTTAAAACAAAAATTGGAACAAATTCACATATTTTTCGAACCAGAATTTAATAAAAGTGATATCAATTTAGATGAACCCTATTTAAAATTAGATTTAACTACAATGATTGATTCACTACCAAAATCTTTATCTAAGAAAAATATACTACAAGCTAAAACACAAAATGAAATACAAACGCAAATTACCTATTCAACAGTTAACCTTTTAGCGCCTTGCATTGGAGATTTAAGACAAGCGCTCATAGAAATTGTTGTTAAGATGAACCAAAATGCTGAAGCAAGATTCTATGAATTTGAACAAGATATTCATAAGCAAATTAAACAATTATTATCATTTGAAATTGATCATGCGCTTGTTGAACAATTACAACATACAAATGCCCAATTAAAACCATTATTGTAA
- a CDS encoding queuosine precursor transporter, which yields MFNEIFGVLTFFVTFLLLIAMYRLFGKHGLIAWIAIGTIIANIQVIKTVDLFTISATLGNVMFASIYLATDILNDIYGRKIAKRAVWIGFSSTLVMIIVMQMSLHFTPAAVDTSQGALDAIFNLVPRIALGSVIAYIIGQHLDVLIFSLIKNVFSSDKTFIIRAYGSTIFSNIIDTALFVAIAFYGTMPNAAVFEIFITTYLLKIISTVFNVPFGYWAKSMHRKGKIQKLDEGY from the coding sequence TTGTTTAATGAAATATTCGGTGTTTTAACTTTCTTTGTAACATTTTTATTATTAATAGCTATGTATCGTCTCTTTGGTAAACATGGCTTAATTGCTTGGATAGCAATCGGAACAATTATTGCAAATATTCAAGTGATTAAAACGGTAGATCTTTTTACGATTTCAGCTACATTAGGAAACGTCATGTTCGCTTCTATTTATTTAGCGACAGATATATTAAATGATATTTATGGACGTAAAATTGCTAAACGTGCTGTGTGGATTGGTTTTAGTTCAACATTAGTTATGATTATTGTCATGCAAATGTCTCTACATTTCACACCTGCAGCAGTGGATACTTCGCAAGGCGCATTAGATGCAATATTTAATCTGGTCCCAAGAATTGCGCTTGGTTCAGTGATAGCATATATTATTGGGCAACATTTGGATGTCTTAATCTTTTCGCTTATCAAGAACGTATTTAGTTCAGATAAGACTTTTATTATTAGGGCATATGGTAGTACAATTTTTAGTAACATTATTGATACGGCATTATTTGTGGCGATTGCTTTTTATGGTACTATGCCAAATGCAGCTGTATTTGAAATATTTATTACTACGTATCTCTTAAAAATAATTTCAACAGTTTTCAATGTGCCATTCGGTTATTGGGCAAAATCAATGCACCGTAAAGGCAAAATACAAAAATTAGATGAAGGTTATTAA